The following proteins are co-located in the Chryseobacterium daecheongense genome:
- a CDS encoding DUF962 domain-containing protein codes for MSERIKTYKEFYQFYLTEHSKTGTRIFHFLGTLLVFLVIAYVISSGKERFLWYIPIFGYGFAWFSHALIERNKPATFKYPIWSLISDFRLFFELLIGKQKFITK; via the coding sequence ATGTCTGAAAGAATAAAAACATACAAAGAATTTTATCAGTTTTATCTTACCGAGCACAGTAAAACCGGAACCCGTATTTTTCATTTTCTGGGCACCCTTCTGGTATTTTTAGTTATTGCTTACGTTATCAGTTCAGGAAAGGAAAGGTTCTTATGGTACATTCCTATTTTTGGATATGGTTTTGCCTGGTTCAGTCACGCATTGATTGAAAGAAATAAACCGGCAACTTTCAAATATCCCATATGGTCATTAATTTCAGATTTCCGCTTATTTTTCGAACTTCTGATCGGGAAACAAAAGTTTATCACAAAATAG
- a CDS encoding DUF4377 domain-containing protein, producing MKNMMTIVRGALPVLALAVLTQCTTSAKVSNGNEKTFIVGPQTADCTGVAPMKCLQVKENASESWTNFYSNIEGFTYEPGYEYVLKVKTEKIENPPADGSSIKYTLIQQVSKTKK from the coding sequence ATGAAAAATATGATGACGATTGTAAGAGGAGCGCTTCCTGTATTAGCTTTGGCTGTATTAACACAATGTACAACTTCTGCAAAAGTTTCCAACGGAAATGAAAAGACTTTCATTGTTGGGCCTCAGACTGCTGATTGTACGGGAGTGGCACCTATGAAATGTCTTCAGGTAAAAGAAAATGCTTCAGAAAGCTGGACGAATTTTTATAGCAATATTGAAGGATTTACCTATGAACCGGGTTACGAATATGTTTTGAAGGTAAAGACTGAAAAAATAGAGAACCCTCCTGCAGACGGATCTTCTATAAAGTACACACTGATCCAACAAGTTTCCAAAACTAAAAAATAA
- a CDS encoding SPFH domain-containing protein, which produces MTYLGIIVFIGLVTLFASFFTVKQETAAIVERLGKFHSVRHAGLQLKIPYLDRISKRMNLRIQQLDVMIDTKTLDNVFVKMKISVQFQVIRTQVADAFYRLESPHDQITSYVFDVVRAEVPKLKLDDVFLKKDDIAIAVKAELQEAMQSYGYDIIKALVTDIDPDEQVKHAMNRINAAEREKTAAEYESEAQRIRIVAVAKAEAESKKLQGQGIADQRREIAKGLEESVRMLNNVDINSHEASALIVVTQHYDTLHSVGASSRSNLVLLPNSPTAASGMLNDLVVAMTTANTVGEATKGKYPQPPKDHEH; this is translated from the coding sequence ATGACATATTTAGGCATTATTGTTTTTATAGGGCTTGTAACCCTCTTTGCTTCTTTTTTTACAGTAAAACAGGAAACTGCAGCTATTGTAGAACGTTTAGGGAAGTTCCATTCTGTGCGCCATGCGGGTTTGCAGCTTAAAATACCATATTTAGACAGGATTTCTAAAAGAATGAATCTTAGAATTCAGCAGCTGGACGTTATGATCGATACCAAGACTTTGGATAATGTTTTCGTGAAAATGAAAATTTCCGTTCAGTTTCAGGTGATCAGGACACAGGTTGCCGACGCATTTTACCGTTTGGAAAGTCCCCACGACCAGATCACCTCATACGTTTTTGATGTGGTACGCGCTGAGGTTCCTAAGTTAAAGCTGGATGATGTTTTCTTAAAGAAAGATGATATTGCAATTGCTGTAAAAGCAGAGCTCCAGGAAGCAATGCAAAGCTACGGATATGATATTATCAAAGCTCTTGTAACGGATATTGATCCGGATGAACAGGTAAAACATGCTATGAACAGGATCAACGCGGCTGAAAGAGAAAAAACAGCTGCCGAATATGAGTCCGAAGCACAAAGAATCAGGATTGTAGCTGTTGCAAAAGCAGAAGCAGAATCAAAAAAATTACAGGGTCAGGGGATTGCTGATCAAAGGAGAGAAATAGCAAAAGGTCTTGAGGAATCTGTAAGAATGCTGAACAATGTGGATATCAATTCCCATGAAGCATCTGCTCTGATTGTAGTGACGCAGCATTATGATACACTCCATTCTGTGGGGGCTAGCAGCAGAAGTAATCTTGTATTGTTACCTAATTCTCCTACAGCAGCGAGTGGAATGCTGAATGATCTTGTTGTTGCTATGACTACAGCTAATACAGTGGGAGAGGCAACCAAGGGAAAATACCCGCAACCTCCAAAAGATCATGAACATTAG